From the genome of Nitrospirota bacterium, one region includes:
- the thiC gene encoding phosphomethylpyrimidine synthase ThiC, whose amino-acid sequence MNDQANGKLKGETVDSGLTTKPFPASRKIHVKGSVAGVEVPMREILLTPTIPMTGIPKENPPVAVYDTSGPYTDPKIKIDIQKGLAPIRLNWILGRNDVEELQVSSSEYGRKRANDPKLDHLRFRHIRKPLRAKSGMNVSQMHYARKGIITPEMEFIAIRENQMLEEALKQPANGGGKGMSQHQGESFGASIPSRMTSEFVRNEVARGRAIIPSNINHPEIEPMIIGRNFLVKINANIGNSAVASTIEEEVEKMIWATRWGADNVMDLSTGKNIHETREWILRNSPVPIGTVPIYQALEKVNGKAEELTWDLFKDTLIEQAEQGVDYFTIHAGVLLRYVPMTAKRKTGIVSRGGSIMAKWCLAHHQESFLYTHFEEICEMMKAYDVSFSLGDGLRPGSIADANDEAQFGELETLGELTKIAWKHDVQTMIEGPGHVPMHLIKVNMEKQLKECHEAPFYTLGPLTTDIAPGYDHITSGIGAAMIGWFGCAMLCYVTPKEHLGLPTKEDVKTGVITYKIAAHAADLAKGHPGAQHRDNALSDARFEFRWEDQFNLSLDPETAKSFHDETLPAENAKVAHFCSMCGPHFCSMKITEDVRQYAAQKELEEKEALQTGMKEKAEEFRAAGSALYR is encoded by the coding sequence ATGAATGATCAAGCCAACGGAAAATTAAAGGGCGAAACGGTCGACAGCGGCCTGACGACAAAACCATTTCCCGCTTCCCGGAAAATTCACGTCAAAGGTTCGGTGGCAGGGGTCGAGGTTCCAATGCGGGAAATTCTTCTCACGCCGACGATTCCGATGACCGGGATACCTAAAGAAAATCCGCCCGTGGCGGTTTATGATACCTCGGGTCCTTATACCGACCCAAAAATTAAAATCGATATACAAAAAGGGCTTGCACCCATCCGGTTAAACTGGATTTTGGGCAGGAACGATGTTGAAGAACTGCAAGTCTCTTCTTCGGAGTATGGCCGTAAAAGAGCGAATGACCCAAAACTCGATCACCTCCGTTTTCGGCATATTCGGAAACCTTTACGGGCAAAAAGCGGCATGAACGTGTCTCAGATGCATTATGCCCGAAAGGGGATCATTACCCCTGAAATGGAATTTATCGCCATTCGGGAAAACCAGATGCTGGAAGAAGCTTTGAAACAGCCGGCCAACGGTGGAGGCAAAGGGATGTCGCAACATCAGGGAGAGTCTTTCGGAGCCTCGATTCCTTCCAGGATGACATCCGAGTTTGTCCGGAACGAGGTGGCAAGAGGAAGAGCGATTATTCCTTCAAATATCAATCATCCCGAAATTGAACCGATGATTATCGGCCGGAATTTTCTCGTGAAAATCAACGCGAATATCGGGAATTCCGCGGTGGCCTCCACCATTGAAGAAGAAGTTGAAAAAATGATTTGGGCCACACGGTGGGGCGCCGATAACGTGATGGACCTTTCCACCGGAAAAAATATTCATGAGACAAGAGAGTGGATTTTACGAAACTCTCCGGTTCCTATTGGAACGGTTCCCATTTACCAGGCCCTTGAGAAAGTAAACGGGAAGGCCGAAGAACTCACCTGGGACCTTTTCAAAGACACGTTAATCGAGCAGGCGGAGCAAGGAGTCGATTATTTCACGATCCATGCCGGCGTTTTATTACGATATGTCCCCATGACAGCCAAACGGAAGACCGGCATTGTTTCGCGCGGGGGATCGATTATGGCCAAGTGGTGCCTTGCCCATCATCAGGAGAGTTTCCTTTATACCCATTTTGAGGAAATTTGTGAAATGATGAAGGCTTATGACGTTTCATTCAGCCTGGGGGATGGCCTGCGTCCCGGTTCAATCGCGGATGCCAATGATGAAGCTCAGTTCGGCGAACTCGAAACGCTTGGGGAGTTGACGAAAATCGCGTGGAAGCATGACGTGCAAACCATGATCGAAGGACCCGGCCATGTTCCGATGCACCTGATCAAGGTGAATATGGAAAAACAGCTGAAAGAATGTCATGAAGCTCCTTTTTATACTTTAGGACCGTTAACAACCGACATTGCGCCGGGATATGATCATATCACCTCTGGGATCGGGGCGGCGATGATTGGGTGGTTCGGGTGCGCGATGCTATGTTATGTAACCCCCAAGGAGCATTTGGGTCTCCCGACTAAAGAAGATGTAAAAACAGGCGTAATTACCTATAAAATCGCCGCACATGCCGCCGACCTCGCGAAAGGACATCCTGGCGCCCAGCACCGGGATAATGCCCTGTCAGACGCCCGTTTTGAGTTTAGGTGGGAAGATCAGTTTAATCTGTCGCTTGACCCTGAAACGGCGAAATCGTTTCACGATGAAACCCTTCCGGCAGAGAATGCAAAAGTGGCCCATTTCTGTTCGATGTGCGGGCCCCATTTTTGTTCCATGAAAATCACCGAAGATGTGCGCCAGTATGCGGCACAGAAGGAACTTGAAGAAAAAGAAGCGCTTCAAACAGGGATGAAAGAAAAGGCAGAGGAGTTTAGGGCTGCCGGTTCAGCCCTCTATCGGTAA
- the queF gene encoding NADPH-dependent 7-cyano-7-deazaguanine reductase QueF, protein MKNLGKLEVFPNPQPKRDYEIQFECPEFTCLCPRTGQPDFAVIRINYIPDQFCVELKSLKLYLWSYRNEGAFHEAVTNKILDDLVQAIQPRFMKVAGDFFVRGGIHTVVTASHTKN, encoded by the coding sequence ATGAAGAATTTAGGAAAACTCGAGGTTTTCCCCAATCCTCAGCCGAAAAGGGATTATGAAATCCAATTTGAATGCCCGGAATTTACCTGCCTTTGTCCCAGAACCGGCCAGCCGGACTTTGCCGTCATTCGGATCAATTATATTCCAGACCAGTTTTGTGTCGAGTTAAAATCGCTGAAACTTTATTTATGGTCTTACCGAAATGAAGGGGCTTTTCACGAAGCCGTGACCAACAAAATACTGGATGATCTCGTTCAGGCGATCCAGCCCCGTTTTATGAAAGTGGCAGGAGACTTTTTCGTCAGAGGGGGCATCCACACTGTCGTTACCGCGTCTCACACGAAGAACTAG
- a CDS encoding type III pantothenate kinase, with protein MLLTIDIGNSNIVLGLFQKKHLIGEWRISTHPHKTVDEYAILMEDLFSLKKILPEEIRGAIISSVVPPLTPIFKEISVKYFNTDPKVVTTQIKLGLTFQYENPAEIGADRIVNAVAGFHFYGGPLIIVDFGTATTFCSLSKKGVYRGGAIAPGLNISAEALFQRAAKLPRIELVKPDRVIGTDTITSMQSGIIFGYVGLVEKLIQQIKKETKENGTVIATGGLSGLIASETRAIDKVHPHLTLGGLSIIFDLNRN; from the coding sequence ATGCTCCTCACCATCGACATCGGCAACTCCAACATTGTTTTAGGCCTGTTTCAAAAAAAACATTTAATCGGGGAGTGGCGAATTTCCACCCATCCCCATAAAACCGTTGACGAATACGCCATCTTGATGGAAGACCTCTTTTCATTAAAAAAAATTCTTCCAGAAGAAATTCGAGGGGCGATCATTTCCTCGGTCGTCCCGCCCCTCACCCCGATCTTTAAAGAAATTTCCGTCAAATATTTCAATACAGATCCAAAGGTTGTCACCACGCAGATCAAACTGGGGTTGACCTTCCAATATGAGAATCCGGCTGAGATCGGCGCTGATCGGATTGTCAACGCTGTTGCCGGATTCCATTTTTACGGGGGGCCTTTGATTATTGTCGACTTTGGTACGGCCACCACCTTTTGCAGTCTTTCAAAAAAAGGGGTCTACCGGGGAGGGGCCATTGCTCCCGGGTTAAATATCTCGGCGGAAGCGCTGTTTCAGCGAGCGGCCAAACTTCCCAGGATCGAACTGGTCAAACCTGATCGGGTGATTGGAACGGACACCATCACCAGCATGCAGTCTGGAATTATTTTTGGATATGTCGGATTGGTCGAAAAATTAATCCAGCAAATAAAAAAGGAAACGAAAGAAAACGGAACGGTCATTGCCACGGGAGGACTTTCCGGATTGATTGCTTCGGAAACCAGGGCCATTGACAAGGTCCACCCTCACCTGACTCTTGGAGGCCTGAGCATTATTTTTGACTTAAACCGAAATTAA
- a CDS encoding biotin--[acetyl-CoA-carboxylase] ligase — MDDVKLKKHLQIDQIIKSLRTKEIGKTLIYLESTDSTNLQAAQLGKKGNPNGTLVIADKQTAGKGRLGRTWISPAFANLYFSLLLRPPISPQTASWMSLLGGVATAKSIQGYTGLLPKIKWPNDILINDKKVAGILTELHAEGNQVQYLILGIGVNVNMSRFPSPISQTATSLKKETGHPVCRELFLTDLLQEIEKELEQFYQKGHQMISSEWKKLSDTLGKKVRISQGGQILEGTAIDLDPHGGLILEKKDFTRMTIMAGDIAP, encoded by the coding sequence ATGGATGACGTAAAATTAAAAAAACATCTTCAGATCGATCAGATTATTAAGTCCCTGAGGACGAAGGAAATCGGGAAAACCCTGATTTACCTGGAATCGACCGACTCGACCAATTTGCAGGCCGCACAACTCGGTAAAAAGGGGAATCCTAACGGCACCCTGGTCATTGCAGACAAACAGACCGCTGGAAAAGGACGGCTTGGCCGAACCTGGATCTCTCCCGCATTTGCCAACCTTTATTTTTCACTTCTCCTGAGACCTCCCATTTCGCCGCAAACGGCAAGCTGGATGAGTCTCCTGGGAGGCGTCGCAACCGCAAAAAGCATTCAGGGTTACACAGGGCTTTTGCCTAAAATAAAATGGCCCAATGACATTCTGATCAACGACAAAAAGGTTGCCGGAATCTTAACCGAACTTCATGCCGAAGGGAATCAGGTTCAATATCTCATTTTGGGGATTGGCGTCAATGTCAATATGAGCCGATTTCCCTCCCCCATTTCTCAGACCGCCACGTCTTTGAAAAAAGAGACAGGCCACCCTGTTTGCCGGGAGCTGTTTTTGACTGACCTTCTTCAGGAAATCGAAAAGGAACTTGAACAATTTTATCAAAAAGGCCATCAAATGATTTCATCAGAATGGAAAAAGCTTTCCGATACGCTGGGAAAAAAGGTCAGGATCAGCCAGGGAGGTCAGATTTTAGAAGGTACGGCTATTGATCTGGACCCTCACGGCGGCTTAATTTTAGAAAAAAAAGATTTCACCAGAATGACCATTATGGCGGGCGATATTGCCCCATGA
- the nadC gene encoding carboxylating nicotinate-nucleotide diphosphorylase, with amino-acid sequence MILSPLQIQDLLKEALKEDLGWGDVTTQTLFPEFLPAKGTIFPREEVVLAGTLVARELFTLLDPGIQITIHHQDGNSVKKGEIFITLLGDGRTLLKGERVALNFLQRLSGIATLTAKFVKQVKGTKAKILDTRKTTPGLRLLERYAVSQGGGMNHRFHLGDAILIKDNHITLKGGLKKTLRALKSGANPYSPVEVEVKNKEEARIAIEEGADIILLDNMTPSKIKEAVSLIGNRALVEASGGVNLNNVKDIAEAGVDYISIGALTHSAPAVDLSMDIVPNG; translated from the coding sequence ATGATTTTATCCCCTCTTCAAATTCAAGACCTCCTTAAAGAAGCCCTCAAAGAAGACCTGGGATGGGGAGATGTGACGACCCAGACTTTGTTCCCGGAATTTCTCCCGGCGAAAGGGACGATTTTTCCAAGAGAAGAAGTTGTCCTGGCCGGGACCCTGGTTGCAAGGGAACTCTTTACTCTTTTAGACCCCGGCATTCAAATCACGATACACCACCAGGATGGAAACAGCGTTAAAAAAGGAGAGATCTTTATCACCCTTCTGGGAGACGGAAGAACTTTGTTGAAGGGCGAACGGGTCGCGCTTAATTTTCTGCAAAGATTATCCGGAATCGCAACTTTAACCGCAAAATTTGTAAAACAGGTCAAAGGGACCAAAGCAAAAATTCTCGATACGCGAAAAACCACCCCCGGCCTCCGATTGCTGGAGCGATACGCGGTGTCTCAAGGGGGAGGCATGAATCACCGTTTTCACCTCGGTGACGCCATCTTGATTAAAGATAACCATATTACGTTAAAAGGGGGATTAAAAAAGACGCTGAGGGCCCTCAAATCAGGGGCTAATCCTTATTCTCCGGTTGAGGTGGAGGTTAAAAATAAAGAAGAAGCGAGAATCGCAATAGAAGAGGGCGCCGACATCATTCTTCTGGATAATATGACCCCGTCCAAAATTAAAGAGGCCGTATCGTTAATCGGAAACCGGGCTCTGGTTGAGGCTTCCGGGGGGGTCAATCTCAATAATGTTAAAGACATCGCCGAAGCAGGCGTCGACTACATTTCAATCGGCGCTTTAACCCATTCGGCTCCGGCGGTGGATCTGAGCATGGATATCGTTCCCAATGGATGA
- a CDS encoding valine--tRNA ligase has translation MFKELSKTYEFKEIEPLQYQKWLDEDLFHADVRSSAPPFSMVIPPPNITGVLHMGHALNNTLQDILARWKRMRGFNVLWVPGTDHAGIATQNIVEKQLAKEKKKKEDIGREAFIRKVWEWKEHSGRTIIQQLQRLGSSCDWTRERFTMDEGLSRSVEEVFIRLFQEGLIYRSERLINWCIRCQTALSDIEVIHEEAEGALYYIHYPLADDPAQGLPVATTRPETLLGDTAVAVHPEDPRYQTFIGKKVLLPLANIPIPVISDSAVDREFGSGAVKVTPGHDFNDYEMGVKHHLPLENILTPAGKIISNARTGEFAGMDFPTARQKVVEKLKEDGYLIDIKKHLHAVGKCQRCHTVVEPYLSSQWFVRISPLALPAIEAVRKGDIKFIPEFWENTYFAWMENIKDWCISRQLWWGHQIPAWYCLACHPELKKGNPFLFKTLDPVVSAAKPESCKKCRGKAFIQDPDVLDTWFSSALWPFSTLGWPDQTEDLKKFYPTSVLSTGFDIIFFWVSRMIMMGLKFRGEVPFKTVYFHALVRDAEGQKMSKSKGNVIDPIALMDRYGTDALRFTLASMAAPGRDILLDEERFAGYRNFCNKIWNAARFILLNLKNEEDLPGSKPAPETLPDQWILIKLNECVRQVNQSLETFRFDEAANALYHFIWHEYCDWYLEFIKPILFDSEAESTRHIMASAFREILLLLHPFMPFISEAIWPSLSPGKRSILTLSYPQTEPLSDDKGIDKLMENLKEIIKGLRSIRGENNIPPGKELNAYLVLKEEAVSLLTEQEAYIKRLARLSHLFISSQLEKPAYCATYVCNLGTLYVDLTGISDPKDEIKRLEKQIEKIQLDLSLIAKKFDNPNFAKNAPEKVVKEEEIRKKALEEKKTFLAEEIHKLKSFF, from the coding sequence ATGTTTAAAGAACTTTCAAAAACTTACGAATTCAAAGAGATCGAACCTCTGCAATACCAGAAATGGCTCGACGAAGATTTATTTCATGCCGATGTCCGCTCTTCGGCTCCCCCGTTTTCCATGGTGATCCCTCCCCCCAACATTACCGGCGTTCTCCATATGGGGCATGCGTTAAACAACACCCTGCAGGATATCCTGGCCCGGTGGAAGCGGATGCGGGGTTTTAATGTTTTATGGGTCCCAGGGACCGACCATGCGGGGATCGCCACCCAAAATATCGTCGAAAAACAATTGGCTAAAGAAAAAAAGAAAAAAGAGGATATCGGACGGGAAGCGTTTATTCGAAAAGTCTGGGAATGGAAAGAACACTCCGGCAGAACGATCATTCAACAACTCCAGAGACTGGGCAGTTCCTGTGATTGGACGCGGGAGCGGTTTACGATGGATGAAGGGCTTTCCCGGTCGGTCGAAGAGGTATTTATCCGGCTGTTTCAGGAAGGGTTAATCTACAGAAGTGAGCGGCTTATTAATTGGTGCATCCGGTGCCAGACGGCGCTTTCAGATATCGAAGTGATTCATGAAGAGGCTGAGGGGGCCCTTTATTACATTCATTACCCGTTAGCAGATGATCCGGCACAGGGCCTTCCCGTCGCAACCACCCGGCCAGAAACCTTGCTGGGAGACACCGCCGTGGCCGTTCATCCGGAGGACCCGCGTTATCAAACCTTTATCGGGAAAAAAGTTCTCCTCCCCCTGGCCAACATCCCTATTCCTGTCATCTCGGACTCCGCCGTTGACCGGGAATTTGGATCCGGGGCCGTAAAGGTCACGCCTGGCCATGATTTTAACGACTATGAAATGGGTGTTAAGCATCACCTCCCTCTTGAAAACATCCTTACCCCCGCCGGAAAAATTATTTCGAACGCGCGAACCGGTGAATTTGCCGGAATGGATTTCCCAACGGCACGACAAAAAGTGGTTGAGAAATTAAAAGAGGATGGATATTTAATCGACATCAAAAAACATCTTCACGCGGTGGGAAAGTGCCAGCGTTGCCACACCGTTGTAGAACCTTATCTTTCCAGCCAATGGTTTGTCCGGATCTCGCCTCTCGCCCTCCCAGCCATTGAGGCCGTTCGAAAGGGAGACATTAAATTTATTCCCGAATTTTGGGAGAACACCTATTTTGCCTGGATGGAGAACATTAAAGATTGGTGTATTTCCCGACAGCTCTGGTGGGGACATCAAATTCCGGCCTGGTACTGCCTGGCGTGCCATCCTGAATTAAAGAAGGGGAACCCGTTTCTTTTTAAAACCCTTGATCCTGTGGTCAGCGCGGCAAAACCGGAATCCTGTAAAAAATGCCGGGGCAAGGCGTTTATCCAGGACCCTGATGTGCTGGATACCTGGTTTTCATCCGCGCTCTGGCCCTTTTCAACTTTAGGATGGCCAGACCAGACGGAGGATTTGAAAAAATTTTATCCGACCTCTGTCTTATCAACGGGGTTCGATATCATTTTTTTCTGGGTTTCCCGAATGATCATGATGGGACTTAAATTCAGGGGAGAAGTCCCGTTTAAAACGGTCTATTTTCACGCCCTGGTCCGGGACGCGGAAGGGCAAAAAATGAGCAAATCCAAAGGCAACGTGATCGATCCGATCGCTTTAATGGACCGGTATGGGACCGATGCCCTGAGGTTCACCCTCGCCTCAATGGCCGCCCCTGGAAGGGACATCCTGCTCGATGAAGAGCGTTTTGCCGGTTACCGAAACTTTTGTAACAAGATCTGGAACGCCGCCCGCTTTATTTTACTCAATTTAAAAAATGAAGAAGATCTTCCGGGTTCAAAACCGGCCCCTGAAACCCTCCCGGATCAATGGATTTTAATCAAATTAAACGAGTGTGTTCGCCAAGTCAATCAGTCCCTTGAGACATTTCGTTTCGATGAAGCCGCAAACGCCCTTTATCATTTCATCTGGCATGAATACTGCGACTGGTACCTCGAATTTATCAAACCGATTTTATTTGATTCAGAAGCGGAATCAACCCGGCACATCATGGCCAGCGCCTTTCGAGAAATTCTCCTTTTACTTCACCCTTTTATGCCCTTTATTTCTGAAGCCATCTGGCCCTCTCTTTCTCCCGGGAAAAGAAGTATTTTAACCCTTTCCTATCCTCAAACCGAGCCCCTTTCTGATGACAAAGGGATCGACAAACTGATGGAAAATCTCAAGGAAATTATCAAAGGGCTAAGGAGCATCCGGGGAGAGAATAATATCCCTCCGGGTAAGGAATTAAACGCTTACCTCGTTCTAAAAGAGGAGGCGGTTTCCCTATTGACTGAGCAGGAAGCCTACATCAAGAGACTGGCCAGGCTTTCCCATCTTTTCATCAGTTCTCAACTTGAAAAGCCGGCTTACTGCGCGACGTACGTATGCAATCTGGGAACCCTTTATGTCGATTTGACCGGAATTTCTGACCCGAAAGATGAAATCAAACGGTTGGAAAAACAAATTGAAAAAATTCAACTGGATCTTTCGCTAATAGCGAAAAAATTCGACAACCCGAATTTCGCTAAAAACGCGCCTGAAAAAGTGGTTAAGGAAGAAGAAATCAGAAAAAAAGCGCTCGAAGAGAAAAAAACTTTTCTTGCAGAAGAAATTCATAAACTGAAATCCTTTTTCTAA
- a CDS encoding M24 family metallopeptidase, which produces METDQKPDYSLRVRLVRNKMTEKNLSGLIVRGTDRFLNEYVPESESTRVWVSGFSGSAGDLFITLRDAFLFVDGRYHLQAEHQVDPKIFKIEKVPLGTSLEKALIQKIKDLFPATPARIGFEPDRFSIETFDRLKKSAEKLKIETVPLTPSLVEEVRGPIKEKTGKIWKISPSLTGFPAAQKLARLREFMSFNGIDLWFVQTLDEIAYMTNLRGNEIPYQATFKSLVLVTSDRCYVALPEPERAENPELKELTLIDIDDWKNILKNSEKNRTVGYDPSTTTEAIRMILVSHSFKTIPLPSPIATMKANKTPEELTHMIKAFAKADQVVNKAKHWLCRKTSSGEKISETRFAEKVAKLFKQSGAFSLSFHIISAAGKNGAVIHYSNPDPDRMISNGELMLLDTGAYYEGGYATDLTRTFLVGDSKTKGTEEQKKIFTTVLKGAIAGMDAGFPKGTSGAALDAIVRAPLWKAGYNYNHGTGHGVGINVHESPPRISSQGDSILEKGHVFSIEPGIYLSEFGGVRIENLCTVIDHPKYPDWLTVTPLTFSPLDERLIDHSLLSREEKKWLRWYKNQSKISHISPPLPFLA; this is translated from the coding sequence AAGAGTCTGGGTTTCCGGATTTTCCGGAAGCGCGGGAGACCTTTTCATCACCTTGCGGGACGCTTTCTTATTCGTGGATGGGCGTTATCATCTCCAGGCAGAACACCAGGTGGACCCAAAAATTTTTAAAATCGAAAAAGTTCCGTTAGGAACCTCCCTTGAAAAGGCTCTTATCCAGAAAATTAAAGATCTTTTTCCGGCTACACCCGCCCGCATTGGATTCGAACCGGATCGCTTCAGCATTGAAACTTTTGATCGACTCAAAAAGAGCGCTGAGAAATTAAAAATTGAAACCGTTCCGTTGACCCCGTCTCTGGTGGAAGAGGTACGGGGTCCCATCAAAGAAAAAACCGGCAAGATTTGGAAAATTTCCCCTTCTTTAACCGGATTCCCGGCGGCCCAAAAACTTGCCCGGCTCCGGGAGTTTATGTCATTCAACGGCATCGATCTCTGGTTTGTTCAAACACTCGATGAAATTGCCTATATGACAAACCTTCGGGGAAATGAAATACCTTACCAGGCAACTTTTAAAAGCCTGGTTCTGGTGACTTCCGATCGTTGTTACGTCGCCCTTCCTGAACCTGAACGGGCTGAAAATCCGGAACTAAAAGAATTAACCCTTATTGACATCGACGATTGGAAAAATATTCTTAAAAACAGTGAAAAAAACCGCACCGTCGGGTACGATCCCTCTACCACCACTGAAGCCATCCGGATGATCCTGGTTTCCCACTCCTTTAAAACGATTCCCCTTCCGTCACCCATTGCCACGATGAAGGCCAACAAAACTCCTGAAGAATTGACCCATATGATCAAGGCCTTCGCCAAGGCCGATCAGGTGGTCAATAAAGCAAAACATTGGCTTTGCAGGAAAACTTCTTCAGGTGAGAAAATAAGCGAAACCCGGTTTGCTGAAAAAGTCGCCAAACTTTTTAAACAATCCGGCGCCTTCTCTCTTTCTTTTCATATTATCAGCGCGGCCGGAAAAAACGGGGCCGTGATTCACTACTCCAATCCGGATCCGGATCGTATGATCTCCAACGGAGAGCTCATGCTTCTTGATACCGGAGCCTATTATGAAGGGGGATACGCGACCGATTTGACCAGAACTTTTTTGGTCGGAGATTCCAAAACAAAGGGAACGGAAGAACAGAAAAAAATATTCACCACGGTCTTAAAAGGAGCCATTGCCGGAATGGACGCGGGTTTTCCTAAAGGAACCTCGGGTGCCGCTTTAGATGCCATTGTCAGGGCTCCTTTATGGAAAGCGGGTTACAATTACAATCACGGAACGGGACATGGCGTAGGAATCAATGTCCATGAATCTCCGCCGAGAATCAGCTCCCAGGGCGACTCTATCCTCGAAAAAGGTCATGTTTTTTCAATTGAACCGGGAATTTATTTATCCGAGTTTGGAGGCGTCAGAATAGAAAACCTTTGTACCGTCATTGATCACCCAAAATACCCCGACTGGCTTACGGTGACTCCGCTCACCTTTTCTCCCCTCGACGAAAGGTTAATCGATCACTCCCTTTTATCCCGGGAAGAAAAAAAATGGCTCAGGTGGTACAAAAACCAGTCTAAAATCAGCCATATTTCCCCTCCTTTACCTTTTTTGGCTTAA